One region of Campylobacter concisus genomic DNA includes:
- the tssM gene encoding type VI secretion system membrane subunit TssM, producing MAFIDYLRRFFVFFRFKHSTILVASIALSILFWLYAPLIAFNDVYSFASISSRVTILIAFWVVILFFVLIKPLMHYLASQKDEKNNKLKEIKKESMDSFGKAKRNFMLSLKDAKTTWKKDINFKKLPLIMIMGNEGAGKSAFINYSNIEFPLSDSLDTYKKIHKSTTNFNLYISKFGALLDTEGIHFAQESLYQPTATEELPEDDVDKNRDYLLKKSIWSEFLHFLKRNDFNARLSGAVLIIDTKKFLEGTQEYFDELIRYMIKRVNDCEKHLNIKFPIYIVFSKLDLIDGMGDYFRLFNEDVANKALGINLDPNFSKQSLETELKGLSESLFKHLMSKNSISHLLEDKKRSYLFLKQLDNFFALVKDFVAKLSSQNALKNSSTINGIYFVSAYQENIPINYLTNTICDRYNIKKPLLRAVNNYSKQSYFVKSFLKEIAFKANLNKFGAQNRFTKFANFILVAILCAGVYLGSSFILDTKNIKEQNAINNANKISSYLDGKKYKDLSPTQKIELLNLLKQSLNDYPRIFSGDTKFEYITLDTSYKGFTPVKALYYDLNADFFKNTVLTEMENILKNESDPDKLIKAFYMYDSLFDKDYTNVDLFKIWISTNWDKFEKYGVAKDEFLAHIEAILKAENLNITADTVAQSIANTRLSPVQRAQRLYYILEFISFKDDKSFYDIKKDVENLYTVVQEKEAFKPFNKIYTKENLRDFLSKLSSNIDQTAGIESWLMETNSSLKDISSNDKKELSIAVIELYLQNYADKWSQILREIEPNEFSTKKEVIEELDILSKRENPLNSLIKLTNQNTNLNDENLLKYIYSLGFASSEIKRVFSDFSAKFTNYHTLNSNDLLDIISNDVTSVYKKVSDYNFEMLQSNDDKIVYAINGIKNENDPFVVLNNDAKKLPDELNEYYQKLSTLAWKQVENGASVLLSTAYRDDVFDDFESLIKPFYPFNEQSPKAVSIEEFKRFFGKNGTWNSFYDKYLKQILSKTADGYKIRPKYAKELRFSRDFLKNIAYIDRISNLMLDSNDELKLNYNLKAVDLSANFSHINISYSNNSLTYDHTIASNLIVSSKNFDISTQFKFNAVSSTGSERKELSFDGEWGWYKILKASNFSSVGVSTLNFDGRRDSYFGFEVTPNGGELLELMDIIPTINLPKKMLY from the coding sequence ATGGCATTTATCGATTACCTAAGAAGATTTTTTGTCTTTTTTAGATTTAAACACAGCACCATTTTGGTAGCTTCTATTGCATTAAGTATCTTATTTTGGCTTTATGCTCCACTTATAGCTTTTAATGATGTATATAGCTTTGCTAGCATAAGTTCAAGAGTCACTATATTAATTGCATTTTGGGTAGTTATTTTATTTTTTGTTTTAATCAAACCATTAATGCACTATTTAGCATCTCAAAAAGATGAAAAAAATAATAAGCTAAAAGAGATAAAAAAAGAGTCTATGGATAGTTTTGGTAAGGCAAAAAGAAATTTTATGCTTTCTTTGAAAGATGCCAAAACAACTTGGAAAAAAGATATAAATTTTAAAAAATTACCTTTAATAATGATAATGGGTAACGAAGGTGCTGGAAAGAGTGCATTTATAAACTACTCAAATATCGAATTTCCACTATCTGATAGTTTAGATACTTATAAAAAAATACATAAAAGCACAACAAACTTTAATCTTTATATTTCAAAATTTGGTGCACTTTTAGATACCGAGGGTATACATTTTGCACAAGAGAGCTTATATCAGCCAACAGCTACTGAAGAGCTTCCTGAGGATGATGTGGATAAAAATAGGGATTACTTGCTTAAAAAAAGCATCTGGAGTGAATTTTTACACTTTTTAAAACGAAATGATTTTAACGCTAGATTAAGTGGTGCGGTTTTAATAATAGATACTAAAAAATTCCTCGAAGGCACTCAAGAATATTTTGATGAATTAATTAGATATATGATAAAAAGGGTTAATGACTGTGAGAAACATCTAAACATTAAATTTCCTATTTATATTGTTTTTAGCAAACTTGACTTAATAGATGGTATGGGAGATTATTTTAGGCTTTTCAATGAAGATGTGGCAAATAAGGCTTTAGGAATAAACTTAGATCCAAATTTCTCAAAACAATCACTAGAAACTGAACTAAAAGGCCTAAGTGAGTCGCTATTTAAACATCTTATGAGTAAGAACTCGATTTCACACCTATTGGAAGATAAAAAACGTTCATATCTATTTTTAAAACAACTTGATAATTTTTTTGCTTTAGTGAAAGATTTTGTAGCAAAGCTAAGCTCTCAAAATGCACTTAAAAATAGCTCAACCATAAATGGAATTTATTTCGTAAGTGCTTATCAAGAAAATATACCTATAAACTACCTTACAAACACTATTTGCGATAGATATAACATCAAAAAACCACTTTTAAGAGCAGTAAATAACTATAGCAAACAAAGCTATTTTGTAAAATCATTTTTAAAAGAGATAGCTTTTAAAGCCAACTTAAATAAATTTGGTGCTCAAAATAGATTTACAAAATTTGCAAATTTTATTTTAGTAGCCATACTTTGTGCTGGAGTATATTTGGGTTCTAGTTTTATTCTAGATACCAAAAATATAAAAGAGCAAAATGCTATAAATAATGCAAATAAAATTTCCTCATACCTTGATGGTAAAAAATACAAGGACCTCTCTCCAACGCAAAAGATTGAGCTTCTAAATTTACTAAAACAAAGTCTAAATGACTATCCAAGAATTTTTAGCGGTGATACTAAATTTGAGTATATAACACTAGATACTTCTTATAAAGGCTTCACTCCAGTTAAAGCACTTTACTATGATTTAAATGCTGATTTTTTCAAAAATACAGTTTTAACTGAAATGGAAAATATACTAAAAAATGAAAGTGATCCAGATAAGCTAATAAAAGCATTTTATATGTATGATTCGCTCTTTGACAAAGACTATACAAATGTGGACTTATTTAAAATTTGGATTAGCACAAACTGGGATAAATTTGAAAAATATGGTGTTGCAAAAGATGAATTTTTAGCACATATTGAGGCTATCTTAAAGGCAGAAAATTTAAATATAACTGCAGATACAGTTGCTCAAAGTATAGCAAATACGAGACTATCACCTGTTCAAAGAGCACAAAGACTATACTACATACTTGAGTTCATATCATTCAAGGATGATAAATCTTTTTACGATATTAAAAAAGATGTTGAAAATTTATACACAGTAGTCCAAGAAAAAGAAGCATTTAAGCCATTTAATAAAATTTATACAAAAGAAAATTTAAGAGATTTCTTATCAAAGCTTAGCTCAAACATAGATCAAACAGCTGGAATAGAATCTTGGCTAATGGAGACAAATTCTTCTTTAAAAGATATTAGCTCAAATGATAAGAAAGAGCTAAGTATTGCTGTAATAGAGCTTTATTTGCAAAATTATGCTGATAAGTGGAGCCAAATTTTAAGAGAAATAGAACCAAATGAATTTAGCACAAAAAAAGAGGTCATAGAAGAGCTCGACATCTTGTCAAAGAGAGAAAATCCTTTAAATTCTTTAATAAAATTAACTAATCAAAATACAAATTTAAATGATGAGAATTTACTAAAATATATCTATTCTCTAGGATTTGCTTCAAGTGAGATAAAACGTGTTTTCAGTGATTTTAGTGCTAAATTTACTAATTACCATACGTTAAATTCTAATGACTTGCTAGATATTATAAGCAACGATGTAACAAGCGTTTATAAAAAAGTTAGTGACTATAACTTCGAAATGCTTCAAAGTAACGATGATAAAATAGTTTATGCAATAAATGGTATAAAAAATGAAAACGACCCATTTGTTGTCTTAAATAATGATGCTAAGAAGCTTCCAGATGAGTTAAATGAATATTATCAAAAGTTATCGACACTTGCATGGAAACAAGTAGAAAATGGTGCTTCGGTGCTTTTATCAACAGCATATAGAGATGATGTTTTTGATGATTTTGAAAGTCTTATCAAGCCATTTTATCCATTTAACGAACAATCTCCAAAGGCTGTCAGCATAGAAGAATTTAAAAGATTCTTTGGCAAAAACGGAACTTGGAATAGCTTTTATGATAAATATCTAAAACAAATCTTAAGTAAAACTGCTGATGGTTATAAAATAAGACCAAAATATGCAAAAGAGCTAAGATTTAGTAGGGATTTCCTTAAAAATATTGCCTATATAGACAGAATTTCAAATTTAATGCTTGATTCAAATGATGAGCTAAAATTAAATTATAATTTAAAAGCTGTCGACTTATCGGCAAATTTTAGTCATATAAATATTAGTTATTCTAATAACTCTTTGACTTATGATCATACAATCGCCTCAAATTTGATAGTTTCAAGTAAAAATTTTGATATATCAACACAGTTTAAATTCAATGCAGTTTCAAGCACTGGAAGTGAGAGAAAAGAGCTAAGTTTTGATGGAGAATGGGGCTGGTATAAGATATTAAAGGCTTCAAATTTTAGTAGCGTTGGCGTTAGTACGCTTAATTTTGATGGTAGAAGAGATTCGTATTTTGGCTTTGAAGTAACACCAAATGGAGGAGAGCTTTTAGAGCTTATGGATATCATACCAACGATAAATTTACCAAAGAAGATGCTTTATTAA
- a CDS encoding Hcp family type VI secretion system effector: protein MSQPVYIKVKGSTQGLISSGASTEASIGNRYQSGHEDEIMAQEVSHIVTVPTDPQSGQPSGQRVHKPFSFTTSLNKAVPLLYNALTQGERLPEVEIYWYRTSTSGGAEHFFTTKLEDATITDITLVSPNAQDKLNSDKTELFKVSMNYRKIVWEHVAAGTSGSDDWREATKKA from the coding sequence ATGTCACAACCAGTGTATATTAAAGTGAAAGGTTCTACACAAGGACTTATTTCAAGTGGTGCTTCAACAGAAGCTAGTATAGGCAATCGCTATCAGTCAGGTCACGAAGATGAGATCATGGCTCAAGAGGTTTCTCATATAGTAACAGTTCCAACTGATCCACAAAGTGGCCAACCATCAGGTCAAAGAGTCCATAAGCCATTTAGTTTTACTACATCACTAAATAAAGCTGTTCCACTTCTTTACAATGCTTTAACACAAGGTGAAAGACTTCCAGAGGTTGAGATCTATTGGTATAGAACATCAACTAGTGGTGGTGCGGAGCATTTCTTTACTACAAAACTAGAAGATGCAACTATAACAGATATTACTCTAGTAAGTCCAAATGCTCAAGACAAGCTAAACAGCGACAAAACAGAGCTTTTCAAAGTTTCAATGAACTATAGAAAGATAGTTTGGGAACACGTAGCTGCAGGCACAAGCGGAAGCGACGACTGGAGAGAAGCTACTAAAAAAGCTTAA
- a CDS encoding type VI secretion system baseplate subunit TssG, with translation MNKELNQASFFKLVKNCLKHHDRRDVFLKNSPSFAYPINELESLNKEDVVKIVVNFMGLLGSGSHLTSYILEKISKSSDNNFEKFFDFFDNYLLWLFFDSISLKNYARSFEKELDDKISKILLDILNISNKKLAKKFLPFSPLIISQRRPKREIEFALQRHFNLKNKLFLLENLPNQIFIASSNLNSLGIKNRTLGRNFILGKKLFEKQTKIAVYINGIDYEEAIDFFPKRRKFKELQDTLIFFTNNEFVADLYIKINYSQKMQLKLGMDESYSKIGLGARLKSNKNMSNFIKFRLCS, from the coding sequence ATGAACAAAGAACTAAATCAAGCTTCTTTTTTTAAATTAGTAAAGAACTGCCTAAAGCACCACGATAGAAGGGATGTTTTTTTAAAAAATAGCCCAAGTTTTGCTTATCCAATTAATGAGCTTGAAAGCTTAAATAAAGAGGATGTAGTAAAAATCGTCGTAAATTTTATGGGTCTTTTGGGAAGTGGCTCGCATCTTACAAGCTATATTTTGGAGAAGATTTCAAAGAGTAGCGATAATAATTTTGAGAAATTTTTTGACTTTTTTGACAATTACTTGCTTTGGCTTTTCTTTGATAGCATTAGTCTAAAAAATTATGCAAGATCCTTTGAAAAAGAGCTTGATGATAAAATTTCAAAGATTTTATTGGATATATTAAACATAAGCAATAAAAAATTAGCAAAAAAATTCTTACCATTTTCTCCGCTTATTATTAGTCAAAGAAGGCCTAAAAGAGAGATCGAGTTCGCCTTGCAGCGTCATTTTAATTTAAAAAATAAGCTATTTTTGCTAGAAAATCTACCAAATCAAATTTTCATAGCGTCTTCAAATTTAAATTCGCTTGGTATCAAAAATAGGACTTTGGGCAGAAATTTTATACTTGGTAAAAAGCTTTTTGAGAAACAAACTAAGATAGCAGTTTATATAAATGGCATAGATTATGAAGAAGCTATTGATTTTTTCCCAAAAAGAAGAAAATTTAAAGAGCTTCAAGATACTCTTATCTTTTTTACAAACAATGAATTTGTTGCCGATTTATACATAAAAATAAACTATTCTCAAAAGATGCAATTAAAGCTTGGAATGGATGAAAGTTATAGTAAAATAGGCCTTGGTGCAAGGCTTAAAAGTAATAAAAATATGTCAAATTTTATAAAATTTAGGCTTTGCTCTTAA
- a CDS encoding type VI secretion system Vgr family protein: MDFLNINKKKLDIKNKNNEIVGVDKKSKYGDATRAIKATGGAFSTIAGPGGFVYEKAADIAERQIDITKDKDYREFKEIKKMDQVEWFKNYRNLTDTDIEMFEKALQQEEENEKRLKEQQMDKNLTSPTSSLTKPVMLASSNSVATDGFMDYDVSNDTFSTLQIANESNDKFIVTRADIYENLESIFRIECFAYINLVKNPLYENLDTIYNNDKSYSSIYKYLDKSIKLSIKRPSSTNKNIVPDGSSNDMHFSGIVSDVEYLGVDDETSTNIDKKYFFKFKLTSPLYRLSINRANRIYTDQSILEVVKDILAFNKQRLTKELDFSNIKNNYNKREFIAQYNESDLAFITRLCHDSGIYFYEDNEKIYFHDTFILAYSNQNENFTSSDTSSGKEARKVSFNVNLNNNLATEHINKITKSETLKANSFTHSFQNTAYPNVLESKNEKIFDEQVNIYDKHINLDEYSFSDTSLLEVSTYLKKLRSDMLLKEFTASSNVFALNLNDNISVAIDASKGEYEFKIIALKHTYIDESVLENTLNLGDNVPFKDKKFISSYTNEISIIPSSVKFVPSYKQKPKAPDITLGLVVGQDGLNSQNNTIHTDSYGRVKVRLNAFSTQEIIDKDDAINASYHKSAYLRVITPIASNSSGFFAIPRIGDEVIISFLQNDIDNPVVSGSLYNASNAPLVNVDSNYHQTSLSSKTIGANETGINEITLSNLKNKEQIYVKAEKDYDELVNNDFSQTILNDKSSQVHGSYTERVKKAHIQTIDLAKNVNVGAEYLTTVGLSKDTVVGVSNTLNVAIDNNTRVGQDSHEFVGHDKFVEVKSNLNTTIHNDEMKEVKGTKEQNIDGGYKLNSQKGINEFSNEHIVLQANSYIDINAKSNFTTKTAAQHTEIADSKFSNIETTYEVNAKDKIIHQVGSTKVTIEGSSVVIEVAGVKAIFDSRGLRVIGGDIKAL; encoded by the coding sequence GTGGATTTTTTAAATATAAATAAAAAGAAGTTAGATATAAAAAATAAAAATAATGAAATAGTAGGTGTTGATAAAAAAAGCAAATATGGGGATGCAACAAGAGCAATAAAAGCTACTGGTGGTGCATTTAGTACTATTGCTGGACCTGGTGGTTTTGTTTATGAGAAAGCTGCTGATATAGCCGAAAGACAGATTGATATTACAAAAGATAAAGACTACAGAGAATTTAAAGAAATTAAAAAAATGGATCAAGTGGAGTGGTTTAAAAACTATCGTAACCTCACCGACACCGATATTGAAATGTTTGAAAAGGCATTACAACAAGAAGAAGAAAACGAAAAAAGATTGAAAGAGCAACAAATGGACAAAAATTTAACATCACCAACATCATCACTGACTAAGCCTGTCATGCTAGCATCTAGCAATTCAGTAGCAACAGACGGCTTTATGGACTACGACGTATCTAACGATACCTTCTCAACTCTTCAGATAGCAAACGAGTCAAACGATAAATTTATCGTTACACGTGCAGATATTTATGAAAATTTAGAAAGTATATTTAGAATAGAGTGCTTTGCTTATATAAATTTGGTAAAAAACCCACTTTATGAAAATTTAGACACTATCTACAATAACGATAAAAGCTACTCAAGCATATATAAGTATCTTGATAAAAGTATAAAGCTAAGCATAAAAAGGCCGTCTTCAACAAATAAAAATATCGTTCCAGATGGTAGCTCAAACGATATGCACTTTAGTGGAATAGTAAGCGATGTAGAGTATCTTGGAGTAGATGATGAGACTAGTACAAATATAGATAAAAAATACTTCTTTAAATTCAAGCTAACTTCGCCACTATATAGACTAAGCATAAATAGAGCAAATAGAATTTATACAGACCAGAGTATTTTAGAAGTAGTAAAGGATATTTTAGCTTTTAATAAACAAAGACTAACCAAAGAGCTAGACTTCTCAAATATCAAAAATAACTACAACAAAAGAGAATTTATAGCCCAGTACAATGAGAGTGATCTAGCTTTCATAACAAGGCTTTGTCATGATAGCGGTATATATTTTTATGAAGACAATGAAAAAATTTACTTTCATGATACATTTATACTAGCTTATAGCAATCAAAATGAAAATTTTACTTCAAGCGATACAAGTAGTGGCAAGGAAGCTAGAAAAGTAAGCTTTAATGTAAATTTGAATAATAATCTAGCAACCGAGCATATAAATAAAATAACAAAGAGCGAGACGCTAAAGGCAAATAGCTTTACGCACTCTTTTCAAAATACAGCTTATCCAAATGTGCTAGAGAGTAAAAATGAAAAGATATTTGACGAACAGGTAAATATCTATGACAAGCATATAAATTTAGATGAGTATTCATTTAGTGACACTAGCTTGCTTGAAGTTAGCACCTACCTTAAAAAACTAAGAAGCGATATGCTTTTAAAAGAATTTACCGCTAGCTCAAATGTATTTGCACTAAATTTAAATGACAATATCTCGGTAGCCATTGACGCTAGCAAGGGCGAATATGAGTTTAAAATAATAGCTTTAAAGCATACTTATATTGATGAGAGCGTTTTAGAAAATACTTTAAATTTAGGCGACAATGTCCCATTTAAAGATAAAAAATTTATAAGCTCATACACAAACGAGATAAGCATCATTCCAAGTAGTGTGAAATTTGTCCCAAGCTACAAGCAAAAGCCAAAGGCACCAGACATCACGCTAGGTCTTGTAGTCGGTCAAGATGGACTAAATAGCCAAAATAATACGATCCATACTGATAGCTATGGTAGGGTAAAGGTGAGGTTAAATGCTTTTAGTACACAAGAGATAATCGATAAAGACGATGCCATCAACGCAAGCTATCACAAGAGTGCTTATCTAAGGGTGATAACGCCTATTGCTAGCAATAGCTCAGGATTTTTTGCCATACCAAGGATCGGCGATGAGGTTATCATCTCGTTTTTACAAAATGACATAGACAACCCAGTAGTAAGTGGCAGCCTATATAATGCTTCAAATGCGCCACTTGTAAATGTAGATAGTAACTATCACCAAACATCTCTTAGCTCAAAGACAATCGGCGCAAATGAGACTGGTATAAACGAGATCACTTTATCAAATTTAAAAAATAAAGAGCAAATTTATGTAAAAGCAGAAAAGGACTATGACGAGCTTGTAAATAACGACTTTTCTCAAACAATACTAAACGACAAAAGCTCACAAGTGCATGGAAGTTATACTGAACGAGTAAAAAAAGCCCACATTCAGACGATAGATCTAGCAAAAAATGTAAATGTGGGAGCTGAGTATCTAACAACAGTTGGACTTTCAAAAGATACAGTAGTGGGTGTCTCAAATACGCTAAACGTAGCTATTGATAATAACACAAGAGTAGGTCAAGATAGTCATGAATTTGTAGGACATGATAAATTTGTAGAAGTAAAATCAAATCTTAATACGACCATACATAACGATGAGATGAAAGAGGTAAAAGGCACAAAAGAGCAGAACATAGATGGTGGCTATAAACTAAATTCACAAAAAGGTATAAATGAATTTAGTAATGAGCATATCGTGCTTCAGGCAAATAGCTACATTGATATAAATGCTAAGTCAAATTTTACAACAAAAACAGCTGCCCAGCACACTGAGATTGCTGATTCAAAATTTAGCAATATAGAGACGACTTATGAGGTAAATGCCAAAGATAAGATAATCCATCAAGTGGGTAGCACAAAAGTAACGATAGAAGGATCAAGCGTCGTGATAGAAGTAGCTGGCGTAAAGGCGATATTTGATAGTAGAGGGCTAAGAGTTATCGGTGGAGATATAAAGGCTTTATAA